The Pseudodesulfovibrio cashew genomic sequence GACGGCCCCCGGCCCATGGGTGTTATGGGCTCCCGACTACTTGTTGGGATGCACCTCATAGCTGTTGTCTTCGCCGAAGTCGTTGGTGGCCTCCAGGTAGAAGACGTTCTTGGCGTCCGGAACCTGGTCCATGTAGAGGTAGTAGGCCTCGCCGGCGCGTGCGCCGGAAGCGCAAGAGAAGACGATGGGCTTGTCAGTGGGGATTTCCTTGGCCTTCTTCTCCACTGCGTCAACGGGCATGTTGATGGCGGACGGGAAGTGACCGGCGGCGTACTCGGCGGGGTCACGCACGTCGATGAGCAGGATCGCGGACGGATTCTCCTTGATGGTCTTCAGGAACCAGTCGGTGTCCACGGCGCCTTCGGCCGCACCGGCCTTGACTTCCATGGCGGAACCGCCGCCGAACATCTCCTTCCAGCCGGGGTAGCCGGCTTCGGCGACCACGACCTTCTTGTAGCCAAGGTAGCGGGCCTTGACCGCGGACTTGTGGGACAGGGCGCACTTGTAGCCGCCGCAGTAGTAGACCAGGGTCACGTTGGCCTTGTCCACGGGCAACATGCCGCGCTTGGCCGCAAAGTCGCGCTCGGGGATGCCCAGCGCGCCGGGGATGGCGCCGCCCAGGTACTTCTTGTACGGGCGGGCGTCGATGGAGACGAAGTTGTCGCCGTTGGCGAGCATGGCGCTCAGGCTCTCAAGGCCGATGGAGTAGTACGGGGCCTTCTTTTTGAAATCGGGGAAGCCGGCGGCATAGACCTTGACGTTGGTGTAACCGAGAGCCTCGGCCTTGAACGCGGCCTTGTGGGACAGCGGGCACTTGAAGCCGCCGCAGTAGAAGATCAGCAGGTCGCCCTTGTTGGCGGGCAGCTTGTCCACCATCTTGTCGAACTGGCTGGTGGGAATGGAGACCGCAGTCGGGATGTACCCTTCCACGTACTTGGGCTTGTAGGGACGCGAGTCCACGATCATCACGCCCTTGGGCTTGGGCATCTTGGCGTACTTTGCAACGAACGAATAGTCCACGATGCTGTGGAACTTCTTGAATTCCTTGGCCTCGTTGGCCAGGGCGGTGCCGGCCAGGGCGGTCAGCGCGAAAGCCAGCATCACGGCGACGGCCATCACTCTCTTTTTCATGACACTCTCCTCGGGAGATCGGGTTGGGTACAAACCCCGCCCGGCGGCCCTTCTCCGCCGGGCAGAGCCCTTTGCATAAACACTATCGTTTCCGGGGGGATCATTCCCCGCCGGTCTTGACCTTTTCCCACCACAGTCTGTGGTGATGCTTGGCGTAGCCGTCGGGGACCACGCCGGTGAACATGGACTTGAAGCCCGGGCGTTCCTCGGGGGAGATGGCGGCCATGTAGACATGGACCAGCAGCCCGGCGAAGACCAGACCCACGGCGATGAAGTGCACGGCCACGGCCCAGCCGATCAGCCCCGTGGACTCGGCCCCGAAGGTCCGGTCGGACAGGAGCATGATCACGCCGGTGGCCGCGATGACGATGCCGCCAACCACGCTGGCCTGGGCAAAGGCCTTCTGACCCATGTTGTAATAGCCCTGGTCGGGCAGGGTCGGGTCGACGCCCACGGCCTTGAGGGCCTTGGGCCCCAGGGTCATGAGCACCATTTTCTTGAGCATCCAGCCCATGTCGCGGGCCGGACTGACGGCGAAGACCTCTCCCAGGAAAAAGGCCGCGCCCCGGAAGTTGACCAGCAGGTAGAGGACGAAGCCGGTGATCCAGGCCAGGCCGATGTATTCGTGGATGAGCAGCAGGTTGCCGCCTCCGCCCACCATGGAACGCATGGCCTCGGGATAGCCCGAGCCGAACGGGTCGATGGCGGGGTTCTGAATCAGGCCCACGCCGGTCAGGAGCAGGAGCAGCCAGCACGCGGCGTTGAACCAGTGGATGAAGATGTCGGATTTGTCATGCCGCTTGTAGGTCTTAGGCATCGGAATCCTCCTTGTGGGAATCATCGCTTCCGGCAAAGAGCTGGCG encodes the following:
- a CDS encoding rhodanese-like domain-containing protein — protein: MKKRVMAVAVMLAFALTALAGTALANEAKEFKKFHSIVDYSFVAKYAKMPKPKGVMIVDSRPYKPKYVEGYIPTAVSIPTSQFDKMVDKLPANKGDLLIFYCGGFKCPLSHKAAFKAEALGYTNVKVYAAGFPDFKKKAPYYSIGLESLSAMLANGDNFVSIDARPYKKYLGGAIPGALGIPERDFAAKRGMLPVDKANVTLVYYCGGYKCALSHKSAVKARYLGYKKVVVAEAGYPGWKEMFGGGSAMEVKAGAAEGAVDTDWFLKTIKENPSAILLIDVRDPAEYAAGHFPSAINMPVDAVEKKAKEIPTDKPIVFSCASGARAGEAYYLYMDQVPDAKNVFYLEATNDFGEDNSYEVHPNK
- a CDS encoding formate dehydrogenase subunit gamma, encoding MPKTYKRHDKSDIFIHWFNAACWLLLLLTGVGLIQNPAIDPFGSGYPEAMRSMVGGGGNLLLIHEYIGLAWITGFVLYLLVNFRGAAFFLGEVFAVSPARDMGWMLKKMVLMTLGPKALKAVGVDPTLPDQGYYNMGQKAFAQASVVGGIVIAATGVIMLLSDRTFGAESTGLIGWAVAVHFIAVGLVFAGLLVHVYMAAISPEERPGFKSMFTGVVPDGYAKHHHRLWWEKVKTGGE